One region of Quercus lobata isolate SW786 chromosome 2, ValleyOak3.0 Primary Assembly, whole genome shotgun sequence genomic DNA includes:
- the LOC115978160 gene encoding disease resistance protein RPM1-like: MADVAVINLLDKLTSILLQEASLPGDAHDEIEEIKLELESMRSFLKDAERRMERSESVENWVRQVREVAYEAEDIIDEFMHHKDKEKHKSGFKGITKEIVHFPKNITARHQIATKLPKIKVKVHEVSDRSKRYGFDKLDEGTSKYVSRESWQHYAESSIFFGEDEIVGMEEKTEEMIEWLLEDEQRRRIISIVGMGGLGKTTLATRVYNDQRIKQQFNCSAWISVTQMHDSNELLRSMVREFFETKQLVLPNNFGTMNNVQLMAMLFHYLHQKRYVVVLDDVWDIYLWSSIRGAFPDNKNGSRIILTTRNENVATSVGVGYRLNHLEPLQEKDAWPLFCKKAFWNEPGHCCPQELQPLAHAIVNKCEGLPLAIVAIGGLMCSRSKAIGEWKKVYESLNWQLSYNPKLGQVKGMLLLSYKDLPFYLKHCFLYCCMFHYCSQIKRKKLIRLWVAEGFVKERKGNIMEEVAEEHLTDLILRSMIQVTETNAAGRVKTCRVHDVMHELAMTISEKENFCTAYDGNESRLEGNFHHLSVHDRGEKIRLSRPMSHHLRSFFVFKTDMCSSFSLDAALSKFKLLRVLNLQGVPVETIPSTLGRLFNLRYLNLRDTKISELPKSTKKLRNLQTLDVWNTNVRRLPSGISKLTRLRHLYMYCNNNQNSETSNIANGMLAPTGLWNIQCLQTLACIDAEEELIQQVGNLTELRRLDITKLKTVHGPKLCTSIQKMKNLLRLCVTATNEEELQLESLSLPPSYLQKLELVGRLNRLPHWFGSLSNLTHLFLGRSYLQDDMVFPLHILSALVFLELKKAYNGKLLHFKAKWFPKLNKLKIVELAQLDSLVVEEGALPTIQELNQIRCLELKALPQGVEHLISLQKLHLEEMPEEFIQMLRNDKKHDQSKVCHIPTIKLACLNGQSQVVETLC; the protein is encoded by the coding sequence ATGGCAGATGTTGCTGTAATCAACTTACTTGATAAACTTACAAGTATTTTACTACAGGAGGCATCACTGCCAGGAGATGCTCATGATGAAATTGAAGAGATAAAGCTTGAGTTAGAGAGCATGAGATCATTCTTAAAAGATGCAGaaagaagaatggaaagaaGTGAGTCAGTGGAAAATTGGGTGAGGCAAGTAAGAGAAGTAGCATATGAAGCTGAGGATATTATAGATGAGTTCATGCATCATAAAGATAAGGAGAAGCATAAAAGTggtttcaagggtatcaccaaagAAATTGTCCACTTCCCCAAGAACATCACTGCAAGGCATCAAATTGCTACAAAGCTTCCAAAGATCAAAGTGAAGGTGCATGAGGTCTCTGATAGAAGCAAGAGATATGGTTTTGATAAGCTTGATGAAGGGACAAGTAAGTATGTGTCTCGTGAAAGTTGGCAGCACTATGCAgaatcatcaattttttttggtgaagatgAGATAGTAGGAATGgaagaaaaaacagaagaaatGATTGAATGGCTACTTGAGGATGAACAACGCCGGAGAATTATTTCAATTGTGGGAATGGGTGGTTTAGGTAAGACCACTCTAGCCACAAGAGTCTACAATGACCAAAGAATCAAGCAACAATTTAATTGCAGCGCATGGATATCAGTGACCCAAATGCATGACAGCAATGAGCTACTAAGAAGCATGGTCAGAGAATTCTTTGAGACAAAGCAACTAGTGTTACCAAACAATTTTGGAACAATGAACAATGTACAGTTGATGGCAATGCTCTTTCACTATTTGCATCAGAAGAGGTATGTTGTTGTTTTGGATGATGTATGGGACATATATCTCTGGAGTTCAATCAGAGGTGCTTTTCCAGATAATAAAAATGGAAGCAGAATTATCCTCACAACAAGAAATGAGAATGTGGCGACATCTGTTGGAGTTGGATACCGTCTTAATCACCTTGAGCcccttcaagagaaagatgctTGGCCCCTTTTCTGTAAGAAGGCATTTTGGAATGAACCAGGTCATTGCTGTCCTCAAGAACTGCAACCATTAGCTCATGCCATTGTGAACAAATGTGAAGGCTTGCCACTTGCTATTGTGGCCATTGGAGGTCTAATGTGTTCAAGAAGCAAGGCAATCGGGGAATGGAAGAAAGTTTATGAAAGTCTCAATTGGCAACTTAGCTACAATCCCAAACTGGGACAAGTTAAGGGTATGTTATTGTTGAGTTACAAAGATTTACCCTTCTATCTAAAACATTGTTTCTTGTATTGCTGTATGTTCCATTATTGTTCCCAGATCAAGAGGAAGAAGCTTATTCGGTTGTGGGTAGCAGAAGGTtttgttaaagaaagaaaagggaataTTATGGAGGAGGTAGCAGAGGAGCACCTCACAGATCTTATTCTACGAAGCATGATTCAGGTCACAGAGACTAATGCCGCTGGGAGGGTGAAGACCTGTCGAGTGCATGATGTTATGCATGAACTGGCTATGACGATTTCTGAGAAAGAGAATTTTTGTACAGCTTATGATGGAAATGAATCAAGGCTAGAAGGAAATTTCCACCACCTATCAGTACACGATAGAGGTGAAAAAATCCGATTGAGCAGACCCATGTCACACCATCTACGCTCTTTCTTTGTATTTAAGACAGATATGTGCTCCTCATTCTCTTTGGATGCAGCACTATCCAAATTCAAATTGCTAAGGGTGCTTAATCTACAAGGAGTTCCTGTTGAAACAATTCCAAGCACATTGGGTAGGTTGTTCAATTTGAGGTACTTGAACTTGAGAGATACCAAGATTAGTGAGCTTCCCAAGTCAACCAAAAAGCTAAGGAACCTACAAACCTTGGATGTTTGGAATACTAATGTGAGAAGGCTACCAAGTGGAATATCAAAGCTGACAAGATTGAGACATCTATACATGTATTGCAACAATAATCAGAATTCTGAAACATCCAATATTGCTAACGGCATGCTGGCTCCAACAGGATTATGGAATATTCAATGCCTACAAACTCTTGCCTGCATTGATGCAGAGGAAGAGTTAATCCAACAAGTTGGGAACTTGACTGAACTCAGAAGGCTGGATATCACAAAGCTTAAAACTGTTCATGGGCCAAAGTTGTGCACTTCCATTCAGAAGATGAAAAACCTCCTCCGTTTATGTGTGACAGCAACTAACGAGGAAGAACTTCAGTTGGAATCTTTATCTCTGCCTCCATCGTATCTTCAGAAGCTGGAATTGGTTGGACGGTTAAATAGATTGCCTCATTGGTTTGGGTCACTATCAAATCTCACTCATCTGTTTTTAGGTAGGTCTTATCTCCAAGATGATATGGTTTTTCCTCTCCACATACTGTCTGCTCTAGTGTTTCTTGAACTCAAAAAGGCCTACAATGGTAAGCTCTTGCACTTTAAGGCAAAATGGTTTCCTAAACTCAACAAGCTGAAAATTGTGGAGCTCGCA